A single genomic interval of Spinacia oleracea cultivar Varoflay chromosome 6, BTI_SOV_V1, whole genome shotgun sequence harbors:
- the LOC130463370 gene encoding uncharacterized protein produces MPYSIRGSRIILDYTTPFCADIMNAPKEPKVKPPAIDAYDGTSDPDVHLLAYRHHMYVQGTTDATWCKYFPSTLKGVASKWFEKLPAGTINTYAELEMLFSARFMAYKEEKKTSMHLGRIQQGKDESLRSYVRRFNLESGQIPDLPDGVAFDNFFRGLKKGSFKFDLVKKSVRTMADALDEAESFIHPTEICSVPKESKGTEATDHPQRKDKSDKKTSRPNGTWAIEKKGYQADCSQGQKRGRPYDKERFKYNTDLYTILLDVSDRYEIDRPFPMKSPVETRDSSLYSAKGFLKSYLSASTEGNGKKFYKKSKSPSYRRDDNDTDPEIVAVISGGLAAGGPTMRGQKDYASRLGQVMLSGKAPIDHFPKVEICESDRGKIATPHDDPLVIELKVANLKVRRILVDTGSSSDIISTACLSRLEHDPKTIEKIHYPIIGFGGGIIHPQGIITLPLRVGGRHQSKNLNVRFLIVKDLTTYNIILGRPTLNQAKAVVVTHLMLMKYVCDKGQVGTIHGDQQLARDCYLTTLSPEAWGKTDEARASSKRKLNEMEEKVKKETFTITTAHMETRRPEPVGGYYEIILDEARPDRTVPVGVSPNDQLGAHLVTLLREFQDIFAFAVEEMPGIDPSIAVHKLNVDESLKPVR; encoded by the exons ATGCCATATTCAATAAGGGGTAGCCGCATCATCCTCGATTACACCACCCCATTCTGTGCTGATATCATGAATGCTCCCAAGGAGCCTAAAGTAAAACCACCTGCTATTGACGCCTATGATGGCACGTCTGATCCTGATGTACACCTCTTGGCCTATCGGCATCATATGTATGTCCAGGGAACTACTGATGCAacctggtgcaaatacttcccgtcCACTCTGAAAGGGGTTGCCTCCAAATGGTTCGAGAAGTTGCCTGCGGGAACGATCAACACATATGCCGAATTGGAAATGTTATTTTCAGCAAGATTTATGGCTTataaagaagagaaaaagacgagcatgcatttggGTCGAATACAGCAAGGAAAAGATGAATCTTTGCGAAGCTATGTTCGACGTTTCAATTTGGAATCAGGGCAGATTCCAGACCTACCTGACGGGGTGGCGTTTGATAACTTCTTTAGGGGACTTAAGAAGGGGTCCTTTAAGTTCGATTTGGTGAAGAAAAGTGTGAGAACTATGGCTGACGCTCTGGATGAGGCCGAGTCCTTTATTCATCCCACTGAAATCTGCTCCGTCCCCAAAGAGTCTAAGGGAACGGAGGCCACGGATCATCCTCAGCGCAAGGATAAGTCAGACAAAAAGACCAGCCGTCCGAATGGGACATGGGCCATTGAAAAGAAAGGATATCAGGCAGACTGCTCCCAGGGACAGAAGAGAGGAAGACCCTATGACAAAGAAAGGTTTAAATACAACACTGACCTGTATACGATACTGCTAGATGTCAGTGATAGGTATGAGATTGATCGACCGTTCCCCATGAAGTCGCCGGTGGAAACTAGGGATAGCTCGCTTTACT CCGCTAAAGGGTTCCTGAAATCCTATCTCAGCGCAAGCACAGAGGGAAATGGTAAAAAATTCTACAAGAAAAGCAAGTCACCGTCATACCGACGTGATGACAACGACACTGACCCAGAAATTGTAGCCGTCATCTCAGGAGGTCTAGCCGCTGGAGGTCCAACAATGAGAGGTCAAAAAGACTATGCGAGCCGGTTGGGACAGGTCATGTTGTCTGGAAAAGCTCCAATTGACCATTTCCCTAAAGTGGAGATTTGTGAATCTGACAGAGGCAAGATCGCCACTCCACATGACGACCCCTTGGTCATTGAATTGAAGGTAGCAAACCTCAAAGTAAGGCGTATTTTAGTAGATACGGGGAGTTCGTCAGACATTATCAGCACAGCTTGTCTAAGTCGTCTTGAGCATGATCCAAAGACAATTGAAAAGATACATTATCCGATCATTGGATTTGGAGGCGGCATAATTCATCCCCAGGGGATAATCACTCTGCCCCTACGAGTTGGAGGCCGGCATCAAAGTAAGAACTTGAACGTCCGCTTTCTAATTGTAAAGGACCTCACTACTTACAATATCATACTGGGTCGTCCAACTTTGAATCAGGCCAAGGCAGTGGTCGTCACTCATCTTATGCTCATGAAGTATGTTTGTGATAAAGGTCAGGTCGGCACAATTCATGGTGATCAACAACTAGCAAGAGATTGTTACCTCACTACGCTAAGTCCCGAGGCTTGGGGGAAAACTGACGAAGCCAGAGCAAGCTCAAAAAGAAAACTAAATGAGATGGAGGAGAAAGTCAAGAAAGAGACCTTTACCATTACCACGGCTCACATGGAAACTAGGCGCCCTGAGCCGGTTGGTGGATATTATGAAATCATCCTTGATGAAGCCCGTCCAGATAGGACGGTGCCAGTAGGGGTCTCTCCTAACGACCAGCTTGGGGCACATTTAGTCACTCTCCTGAGGGAATTCCAGgacatttttgcttttgctgtGGAGGAGATGCCAGGCATTGATCCAAGCATAGCTGTCCACAAGCTCAATGTAGATGAGTCCTTAAAACCTGTTCGTtag